Proteins encoded together in one Telopea speciosissima isolate NSW1024214 ecotype Mountain lineage chromosome 4, Tspe_v1, whole genome shotgun sequence window:
- the LOC122660000 gene encoding glutathione S-transferase U22-like, translating to MADEVVLLNTWASPFGIRVRIALDEKSVEYQYREENLQDKSPLLLQMNPIHKKIPVLIHKGKPICESLAIVQYIDETWKDDKAPPLLPSDPYQRAQARFWADYIDNKVFSSVGGILRSPKGEEQEKAKKEFIEGLKVLEEELGDKAYFGGDNFGFLDLSFVALYSWFYALETLVNFSLEAECPKLIEWAKRCIEKKETVAKSLPDSLKMYDYALQIRKRLGVD from the exons ATGGCAGACGAGGTGGTTCTCTTGAATACTTGGGCCAGTCCCTTTGGGATCAGAGTGAGAATCGCCTTGGATGAGAAAAGTGTGGAATACCAATACAGGGAAGAGAACCTCCAAGACAAAAGTCCTCTTCTGCTGCAGATGAACCCAATTCATAAGAAGATCCCTGTCTTGATCCATAAGGGAAAACCCATCTGTGAATCTCTCGCCATTGTTCAATACATTGATGAGACATGGAAGGACGACAAAGCTCCTCCATTGTTGCCTTCTGATCCTTACCAACGAGCCCAGGCCAGATTCTGGGCTGACTACATCGACAATAAG GTTTTCAGCAGTGTTGGGGGAATATTGCGGAGCCCGAaaggagaagaacaagagaaggCTAAGAAGGAATTCATAGAGGGATTGAAGGTCTTGGAAGAAGAACTTGGAGACAAGGCTTACTTTGGAGGTGACAATTTTGGGTTCTTGGATTTGAGTTTTGTGGCCTTGTACTCCTGGTTTTATGCCTTGGAGACTTTAGTCAATTTCAGCTTAGAGGCAGAGTGCCCAAAGTTGATTGAATGGGCCAAGAGGTGCATCGAGAAGAAGGAAACTGTGGCTAAGTCACTTCCTGATTCACTCAAGATGTATGATTACGCTCTTCAAATTAGAAAGAGGTTAGGTGTGGATTAG
- the LOC122657500 gene encoding probable glutathione S-transferase — translation MADEVVLLNAWASSFGIRVRIALDEKSVEYQYREENLQDKSPLLLQMNPIHKKIPVLIHNGKPICESLAIVQYIDETWKDDKAPPLLPSDPYQRAQARFWADYIDNKVFSSVGGILRSPKGEEQEKAKKEFIEGLKVLEEELGDKAYFGGDNFGFLDLSFVALYSWFYAMETLVNFSLEAECPKLIEWAKRCIEKKESVAKSLPDSLKIYDYALQIRKRLGVD, via the exons ATGGCAGACGAGGTGGTTCTCTTGAATGCTTGGGCCAGTTCCTTTGGGATCAGAGTGAGAATCGCCTTGGATGAGAAAAGTGTGGAATACCAATACAGGGAAGAGAACCTCCAAGACAAAAGTCCTCTTCTGCTGCAGATGAACCCAATTCATAAGAAGATCCCTGTCTTGATCCATAATGGAAAACCCATCTGTGAATCTCTCGCCATTGTTCAATACATTGATGAGACATGGAAGGACGACAAAGCTCCTCCATTGTTGCCTTCTGATCCTTACCAACGAGCCCAGGCCAGATTCTGGGCTGACTACATCGACAATAAG GTTTTCAGCAGTGTTGGGGGAATATTGCGGAGCCCGAaaggagaagaacaagagaaggCTAAGAAGGAATTCATAGAGGGATTGAAGGTCTTGGAAGAAGAACTTGGAGACAAGGCTTACTTTGGAGGTGACAATTTTGGGTTCTTGGATTTGAGTTTTGTGGCCTTGTACTCCTGGTTTTATGCCATGGAGACTTTAGTCAATTTCAGCTTAGAGGCAGAGTGCCCAAAGTTGATTGAATGGGCCAAGAGGTGCATCGAGAAGAAGGAAAGTGTGGCTAAGTCCCTTCCTGATTCACTCAAGATCTATGATTACGCTCTTCAAATTAGAAAGAGGTTAGGTGTGGATTAG
- the LOC122659124 gene encoding cysteine-rich receptor-like protein kinase 25, with protein sequence MLRYSDQFIFSTMQENPTWYLWNVNNVSNPVQFNQTLANLMNDLVNQAVFGSSTRMFAAGAVNYTNSFEKTHGLIQCTPDISQNDCNRCLVEVVAHIPNCCNAKQCGRVLMPNCNLRFELNDPFYESIAAPTPPSPPSTPPPLSSPPPANSTVTQGMLCF encoded by the coding sequence ATGTTAAGGTACTCCGATCAGTTCATCTTCTCAACTATGCAagaaaatccaacttggtatttGTGGAATGTGAATAATGTGTCAAACCCAGTTCAATTTAATCAGACTTTGGCAAATTTAATGAATGACCTTGTGAACCAAGCTGTCTTTGGTTCTTCCACTCGAATGTTTGCAGCTGGGGCTGTGAATTATACAAACAGCTTTGAGAAGACTCATGGGTTAATTCAGTGTACTCCTGATATATCTCAGAATGACTGCAATAGATGCTTAGTTGAAGTTGTTGCTCATATCCCAAATTGTTGCAATGCAAAGCAATGTGGGAGAGTTCTCATGCCCAACTGTAATTTGAGGTTTGAGCTCAATGATCCTTTCTATGAATCAATAGCTGCTCCAACACCTCCATCacctccttcaactcctcctcctctttcctcgCCTCCACCGGCAAACAGTACAGTAACACAGGGAATGTTATGCTTTTAG
- the LOC122659125 gene encoding uncharacterized protein LOC122659125: protein MAEQQSSRDPNASSSSSSTSRKRGRTRGLSINSRTGSNKKDLELDKHDIVVGANAAEASTYSGLLARMPTLLPLNYPDWRKVPNHHKEDAWKKIEEKFNVSKDAQRVIFMRMSHSWRDFKAALKKETEIKYPNFYNAPRPTDPVDTPADQWAYLIGKWTSENWQYDTYFNDGRENQQVSHTTGRKSFAQVAHEMRLEHPDGADPTRVQVFKKTHQRRDGSYINQATRDIIDKFEEKLEELPPEMRETSVVQNDLFVEAFGVDPPGRVRGAGLGVKPSTLGLTQRNIEERREKEERQREFAMMKEEIADLKRVVADLSQILRGRSSSESSTHLCK from the exons ATGGCTGAGCAACAGAGTTCTAGGGACCCTAATgcctcatcgtcatcatcatctacaa GTCGTAAGAGAGGGCGCACAAGAGGCCTTTCCATCAATTCAAGGACTGGCTCTAATAAGAAAGATTTGGAATTAGATAAGCATGACATTGTAGTTGGCGCTAATGCAGCTGAGGCATCCACATACTCTGGACTACTTGCTAGGATGCCAACCCTGCTACCATTAAACTATCCTGACTGGAGAAAGGTTCCGAATCATCATAAAGAAGATGCGTGGAAGAAAATTGAG GAAAAATTTAATGTTTCGAAAGATGCCCAACGTGTTATTTTCATGAGAATGAGCCACTCATGGCGGGATTTCAAGGCAGCTCTGAAAAAAGAGACAGAGATAAAATATCCTAATTTTTATAATGCTCCCCGCCCTACTGATCCCGTAGACACTCCAGCTGATCAATGGGCATACCTCATAGGGAAGTGGACATCTGAGAACTGGCAg TATGACACATATTTTAATGATGGGAGAGAGAACCAACAAGTGTCTCATACAACTGGCCGGAAGAGTTTCGCACAGGTAGCACACGAGATG CGGCTTGAACACCCTGATGGTGCAGATCCTACCAGAGTGCAGGTGTTTAAGAAAACCCACCAAAGGAGAGATGGCAGTTACATAAATCAGGCGACAAGAGATATCATA GATAAGTTTgaagagaaattggaagaactACCCCCAGAAATGAGAGAGACGAGTGTTGTCCAAAACGATCTTTTTGTGGAAGCATTTGGCGTTGATCCTCCAGGCCGAGTGCGCGGTGCAGGCCTAGGCGTAAAGCCGAGTACTCTTGGCCTTACACAAAGAAATATTGAGGAGAGacgggagaaagaagaaagacaaagagaatTTGCAATGATGAAGGAAGAAATTGCTGATTTGAAACGTGTTGTAGCTGATCTATCCCAAATACTTCGGGGTAGAAGTAGTTCGGAAAGTTCAACTCACTTATGTAAGTAA